One segment of Drosophila mauritiana strain mau12 chromosome 3R, ASM438214v1, whole genome shotgun sequence DNA contains the following:
- the LOC117143149 gene encoding uncharacterized protein LOC117143149, with protein sequence MRLIVFVCCLWMARSLGQLPPEIEKCKAGDSICIAETVTRILRLYPKGLPSIGLVGLDSIWFEDVVVSRLEPDGSSTLDLKFHNLTVIGFADSTVAEAKGFEADLPRVLELSGWIPLLKLNGYYEMRGSLLTMPIHGKGQAQVEIRECRVRCKVRVLEDLRDDGKLYAGISKVKCLLDVQGMHLNFENLFNNPEMSDAMNAVANTKWLEIWHTLRRGITSAVDQLVESILKRVANKLPYDDFYRD encoded by the exons ATGAGACTAATCGTGTTCGTTTGCTGCCTGTGGATGGCTCGAAGTTTGGGGCAGTTGC CTCCTGAGATCGAGAAATGCAAGGCTGGCGATTCCATCTGCATAGCGGAAACTGTCACCAGGATTCTGCGCTTGTATCCCAAGGGTCTGCCCTCCATTGGATTGGTTGGTCTGGACTCCATTTGGTTCGAGGATGTCGTCGTCAGTCGGTTGGAACCAGATGGGTCATCTACTTTGGATTTGAAATTCCATAACCTAACCGTAATAGGATTCGCGGACTCCACAGTGGCGGAGGCAAAGGGATTCGAAGCGGATCTGCCGCGGGTCCTCGAGTTGAGTGGCTGGATTCCATTGCTGAAACTCAATGGATATTACGAGATGCGGGGCAGTTTGCTGACCATGCCCATTCATGGCAAAGGTCAAGCCCAGGTGGAGATCAGGGAATGCCGCGTTCGCTGCAAGGTGCGGGTTTTGGAGGATCTCCGAGACGATGGCAAGCTATACGCCGGAATATCCAAGGTCAAGTGCTTGCTGGATGTGCAGGG CATGCACTTGAATTTCGAAAATCTTTTCAACAATCCTGAAATGAGCGATGCCATGAACGCTGTGGCCAACACAAAGTGGCTGGAAATTTGGCATACCCTTCGCAGGGGTATCACCTCTGCAGTGGATCAGTTGGTCGAGTCGATTCTCAAGCGAGTAGCTAACAAGTTACCATATGACGATTTCTATAGAGACTAG
- the LOC117143911 gene encoding protein takeout — MHFLAYVIITIQLFGGLHGQKLPAKVKKCHYGDGKCLVESANALLKDFPKGIPEIDLKPFNVLPVRDWVLVNDSQVGGAWYYFNLINQINYGFENTTITEIRGFDKDPTTTKIEIHGKIPRLVYKGDYVAKGRMLWFVDIHSQGTSESDFLNFQFVLTLKVRVEYRNNKRYLKIYELVPNIRLDRWIMWLDNFFPDNEDLTIAVNNLFNRNWVEFWNELEPGILRLFETVFLSLFEDLFEKVPYDNLFLADEDSK, encoded by the exons ATGCATTTCCTGGCCTACGTGATTATAACGATTCAGCTGTTCGGTGGACTGCATGGCCAGAAGTTGC CTGCCAAGGTGAAAAAATGTCACTACGGTGACGGAAAGTGCCTGGTGGAGTCGGCAAATGCACTTCTGAAAGATTTTCCAAAAGGCATTCCCGAGATCGATCTGAAACCCTTCAATGTGCTGCCCGTGAGGGATTGGGTGCTGGTCAACGATTCACAGGTGGGCGGTGCCTGGTACTACTTCAATCTAATCAATCAGATCAACTACGGCTTCGAGAACACCACGATCACGGAGATCAGGGGATTCGACAAGGATCCCACCACTACCAAGATCGAAATTCACGGCAAGATTCCCCGACTGGTTTACAAGGGCGACTATGTGGCCAAGGGTCGGATGCTCTGGTTCGTCGATATTCACTCTCAGGGAACGTCGGAGTCGGATTTCCTCAATTTTCAGTTCGTTCTTACGCTGAAAGTGCGCGTCGAGTACAGAAACAACAAGAGATATTTAAAGATCTACGAGCTAGTTCCTAATATAAGGCTGGACCG CTGGATAATGTGGCTAGACAACTTCTTTCCCGACAATGAAGACCTGACCATTGCAGTTAACAATCTGTTCAACCGGAATTGGGTGGAGTTCTGGAACGAACTGGAGCCGGGTATTCTGCGTTTGTTCGAAACCGTCTTTTTAAGTCTATTTGAGGATTTATTCGAAAAAGTACCATACGATAATCTGTTCCTAGCCGATGAAGACTCAAAATAA
- the LOC117143482 gene encoding uncharacterized protein LOC117143482 — translation MRDAIFVLVLLQIIGLLQGQILPKEIKKCHFGDSKCIVNSMNAIIKKYPKGIPAIGLKPIDVVDIRDSKFWNDAMVGAFWLNFDLFNQVNYGFENTTITKVSGFDENPTSSLIEIHGRIPSLIHKGDYFSMGRVWIVRMNSTGESLSDFQNFRFVLKLKVIMEYRNNKRYLKIYELTPFVTMDRWVFWLDNFFESNTDMTIAINQVFNLHWVEFWNELEPTNLKIFAGVFRSVFEDIFKKVSYDDMFLPISKEFEVND, via the exons ATGAGAGATGCAATATTCGTGCTGGTGCTCCTGCAGATCATCGGATTGTTGCAGGGCCAAATTCTGC CAAAGGAAATTAAGAAGTGTCATTTTGGAGATTCTAAGTGCATCGTTAATTCCATGAATGCCATAATAAAGAAATATCCCAAAGGCATACCGGCGATCGGATTGAAGCCCATTGATGTGGTGGACATTAGGGACTCAAAGTTCTGGAATGACGCAATGGTGGGCGCCTTCTGGTTGAACTTCGATCTCTTTAATCAAGTGAACTACGGCTTCGAGAACACGACGATCACAAAGGTGAGTGGGTTCGATGAGAATCCCACATCCAGCTTGATTGAAATACACGGCCGGATACCCAGTCTCATCCACAAGGGCGACTACTTCAGTATGGGAAGGGTGTGGATTGTACGGATGAATTCCACGGGGGAATCCCTTTCGGACTTTCAAAACTTTCGCTTTGTTCTCAAGCTGAAGGTCATAATGGAGTATCGCAATAATAAGCGCTACTTGAAGATATACGAGCTAACCCCCTTCGTGACCATGGACCG ATGGGTATTCTGGCTAGACAACTTTTTCGAATCCAACACGGATATGACGATAGCCATTAATCAGGTGTTCAATCTGCACTGGGTTGAGTTTTGGAACGAGCTGGAGCCCACAAACCTGAAAATATTCGCCGGTGTGTTTCGCTCCGTTTTCGAGGATATTTTCAAAAAGGTCTCATACGATGACATGTTCTTGCCGATTTCCAAAGAGTTCGAAGTAAACGATTAA